In Silene latifolia isolate original U9 population chromosome X, ASM4854445v1, whole genome shotgun sequence, the following proteins share a genomic window:
- the LOC141616831 gene encoding putative F-box/FBD/LRR-repeat protein At2g05300 — protein sequence MEMVKKLKLDNGVDRLSSLPDPIRAHILSFLPTKDAVRTGILSNTWRALWTQLPILDFRWLMLPRSLAVNKYFGRRDNDDVLTIRELFYNFLDRAFVSILMLEKLKLYVPGFVPQLKSRVDNWVDCAFGYRLQEFELQLGFDSYEEIRYSLPKTVLSSNLITKLTLINCEVNESSLIDISLPSLCYLSLTYVFITDEAMANLLANCRNLEDFNCDTCYDLHQLEISGLTKLKKAKIKYRYAKRLGIEIEAPSLIELTYECEDLCDNEGYCDFELIDCTNLKKFKAVGAALDDMDLHFLLGDLPALEELHLYYCDCLRFIDISSPRLVHLELIRCEWILKATINAPNLKYFYFEDDKPIELPLRGLTPRLKEASIWLELEDKTDKWYARLVKFFAKFRHCERLVICVGFVKDLIVPQSVRMKTRPPLSGVKHLTVEIRASFKKRTPVSFIEGLLWLAPCLETITIYNSHDQIWKSLELIYEMPLKGQKRCGCWNPLPIHCWRHSINRVSIENKKKEDDDTELANFFRNARIDGKIVEFSSKNSLSEPQKNSSC from the exons ATGGAAATGGTAAAGAAGCTTAAATTAGACAATGGTGTTGATAGATTATCCAGTTTACCAGATCCCATTAGGGCACACATACTCTCATTTCTACCAACAAAAGATGCTGTTCGAACTGGCATTTTATCAAACACTTGGCGTGCATTATGGACTCAACTGCCTATCTTAGATTTTAGATGGCTTATGCTTCCTAGATCACTTGCTGTCAATAAATATTTTGGCCGACGTGACAATGACGACGTTCTTACAATCAGGGAATTATTTTACAACTTTCTCGATCGAGCTTTTGTCTCCATTTTGATGCTTGAAAAGCTTAAGCTTTATGTGCCTGGTTTTGTGCCTCAGTTAAAATCTCGAGTCGATAATTGGGTTGATTGTGCTTTTGGGTATCGACTTCAAGAGTTCGAACTTCAACTGGGATTTGACTCATACGAGGAGATTAGGTATAGTTTACCTAAGACTGTTTTGAGCTCCAATTTGATCACTAAGTTAACATTGATTAACTGTGAAGTGAATGAATCTTCTTTGATTGATATAAGCCTGCCTTCATTGTGTTATTTGTCTCTTACATATGTATTTATTACTGACGAAGCGATGGCTAATTTACTTGCTAATTGCCGTAATCTCGAGGATTTCAATTGCGATACTTGCTATGACTTGCATCAGCTTGAAATATCGGGTCTTACTAAACTCAAGAAGGCCAAGATTAAGTACCGTTATGCTAAACGGTTAGGAATTGAAATTGAAGCTCCTAGTCTGATAGAGCTGACTTATGAGTGCGAAGATCTTTGTGATAATGAAGGGTATTGTGACTTTGAATTAATCGATTGCACGAATTTGAAAAAGTTCAAAGCTGTTGGTGCTGCTCTAGACGATATGGACTTGCATTTTCTTCTTGGAGATCTTCCGGCTCTTGAGGAGTTACACTTGTATTACTGCGATTGCTTGCGGTTCATTGATATTTCGAGCCCTCGTTTAGTTCATTTGGAGCTTATACGATGTGAATGGATTCTGAAAGCTACAATTAATGCTCCAAATCTCAAGTATTTTTACTTTGAGGATGATAAACCTATAGAATTACCGCTTAGAGGTTTGACACCAAGGTTGAAGGAGGCTTCCATTTGGTTAGAGCTTGAAGATAAAACTGACAAGTGGTATGCACGCCTTGTTAAGTTCTTTGCAAAGTTCCGTCATTGTGAACGTTTGGTAATTTGTGTTGGCTTTGTAAAG GATCTTATAGTTCCACAAAGTGTAAGGATGAAGACTCGGCCTCCTCTCTCTGGTGTGAAACATTTAACTGTAGAGATTCGTGCATCCTTTAAGAAGCGTACACCTGTCAGTTTTATCGAAGGTCTCTTATGGCTTGCTCCTTGTTTAGAAACTATAACAATTTATAACAGCCATGATCAGATCTGGAAGTCGCTTGAG TTGATATATGAGATGCCATTGAAAGGCCAGAAAAGATGTGGTTGCTGGAATCCCCTCCCCATCCACTGTTGGCGGCACTCCATTAACAGAGTATCAATTGAAAACAAGAAAAAAGAAGATGATGATACAGAATTAGCAAATTTCTTTCGGAACGCCAGGATTGATGGGAAGATAGTAGAGTTTTCTAGCAAGAATTCTCTCTCAGAGCCGCAGAAGAACTCAAGTTGCTGA